The genomic interval CGATTCTCAGCAAAGCCAATCTGACTGATGCCAATCTTACAGGGGCAAAACTGGGGGGAGTATTGGCGGATAGCGTTATTTTTTATCGGTCAAATTTGACGAATGCCATCCTGGTGGAAGCCACCCTGACGGGAAGTGTTTTACAGGATGCGGAGGTGACGGGGGCAGACTTTACTGATGCCCTTATCGATCGCTACGACTTAAACCAGTTGTGCAAACGGGCTGAAGGGATCAATCCGGTCACTGGAGTGGCAACACGAGATAGCCTGGGATGCCGATGAAGTTTATTGCAAAAGGCAGAGGGCAGAAGGTGAATGACTTTGAAAGAAACCGGGTTTCTAGACAGAATCTAAGAGGATGTTTGAAAAGGTATGGACTGTAAGATGCAACACTCAGAGATCCCCCCTAACCCCCCTTAAAAAGGGTAGGGCTGATTCTTTAGGGAGAAGAATTTAAGCTAAAGGGGAGGACGACTGGAGTATACCAATGGGTGTAGAAGCATTGATCGAACAACTCAAAACGATTCCCGACTGGAGACGGGGCAGAACAGTGCAGTACCCACTGTGGTTGATGCTGTTGCTGAGCTTACTTGGAGTGATGAGCGGGTACAGTAGTCTGCGCGGTCTAGAGGACTTTATGAAACGGCACCAGCAAGAGGTTGCTGAATTATTTGGGTTAAGCAAAGCGAAACTGCCAAGTTACTCGACCTTGCGAGACATGAGCTTGCATATCAACCCCCAGGACGTTGCTCAAGTCTTCTTGGTGTGGGTCAAACAAGCTGTTTCCATTGAGGCAGGGCAGGTGGTTTCGATGGATGGCAAAGCTTTAGCGAGTACGGTGGAGGATGGTTATGGTCAGCAGCAGGATTTTGTCAGCGTCATCAGTGCTTGTGTACAACAGTGGGATGGCGTGATTGGTCAACTGAGCTTTCAAAATGGTAAAACCAGCGAGATTGTAGGTGTGCGTCAATTGCTGAAGCAACTCAACCTCAAAGGGGTGTGGGTCACCCTAGATGCCTTACACACTCAAAAAAACGGTGAGTCAGATTATCGAGAGTGAAAATCACTACTGTATTGGACTGAAAGCCAATCAACTCAAGTTACTCAAGCACGCCCAAAGCTGTGCCCAAACTCAGTCCCCCTTGAGCCACCATCATACTTGTGAGACCTCTCATGGACGGGAAGTTGAGCGTCAGGTGCGCGTTTTTGCTGCCCCAGTTGACCTTGCCAAGGAGTGGGCGGGTTTAGCGGCATTTGTTGCGGTTGAGCGCTTTGGGATTCGGGAAGGGAAACCGTTCCATCGACAGTCCTGGTTTATCTTGAGCCGAGTCATTCCTGCTGCCGCTGCCGCTGAGATGATTCAAGCCCATCGGGGTACAACTGAAAATAAATTGCATTGGGTCAAAGACGTGGTGCAAGGGGAAGATACCTCTTTGATTCAAGCGGCACAACCCGCGACATTGATGGCATTTCTGCGGTCTTGGGCCATTTCCTTGTTTCGCAAAGCGGGCTACTCCTCCATCACCAAAGCCATGCGCTTGTGTAAACATGACCTTCCAACTCTTCTTTCCTTCATTTAGAGAATCAGCCCTACCTTAAAAAGGGGGGAAACAGGCTTAAAGTCCCCCTGATTAAGGGGGACTTAGGGGGATCGCATCTTTGCTACCGACAGTAGGACTTTTCAAGCACCCTCTAAGCGATTAAACAACGGATTCTCGATCAGAAACCCGGTTTCTGCATAGGTCCTGGTCTTACCCAAATCGAACTTTGAGGAGCTGGAACAATTCACCGGGCTGACTTTTTGCAATACTTCCGCCTGCTGCTTGAATGATCTTTTTCCAATCGGTTGCCGATTCGAGAAATACTTCTGCACCCAGATAGGTTTCTAAAATTGCCCAATTTTCTGCCAGGGGCATTTCTGGGTCAAGAATATCGAAGGCAAAAAAGCCACCCGGTTTCAGCACTTTTTTGACCGCAGCAAGCACTTCTGCCCAGTAGTCGATCGGGTAATAGCAACTGACCCCTGTCGCGATCGCCAGATCAAATTGTCCTGCTTCATAGTCCAACTGGTGGGCTGGAGCTAACACCACACCTTTGAACAGCTTGGAGTTAAATTGGGGACCGCGAGCATTCAAAATGTCCCGCGCGACGGTGCTAACTTCCTGCCCGTAAAAGATGGCTCCCCAATCGCGCCACGGGTAAATCAAAAAACTGACCCCACAGCCTAAATCGAGACAACGCTGGTTCTTTTGGGGTTGGGCAATTTGCCAAAAAGGGGAAGCCAGTTTTGCCTGGAGTAATCCGGCAGCACGTTCCTGGGCGATCGGCATTGCCTTCACTTCCTCAGGCAACTCAAGGGTCTCCCCGCGATATTCACGGTTGAAGCGGTTCGCAACTGTGCCAATTCGGTCTTGCCAATCCTGCGGTTTTGATAGGGAGCCAAAATAGCTGCTGGAAGAGAACTCTGGCTGAGAAGTGAAATCCTGCTTTTTGGACATCGCGATGGAGAGTAAGGGAGCATAGGTAATGGATCAGATTAAAAACCCCGCTCCCAAAGGGGGAGCGGACTTTTCTCAGAAAACCCTGAGAACCCCGATTTCTGAACCAGGAATCAGGGTTCTCAAATTGAGCCAATGGCAAGAAACCCGGTTTCTGGAACTGTTATAAGGTTTGAGTTACCCCTTCAACGCCTTGGTAAAGTTTTGGCGATAGGGCTTGTTAAACACTAAAACGGGCCACAACAGTGCCAGGTAAACTCGTCCCTGACTGAAATTTGTTCGTCTAAAGCCAGTCCAGAATTTCCAAATTCCACCGACATAAATTCCTGCGATCACAATGCCAATCAGCGTACCCATTGATTCATCCTCAATCGATAGAAAAAGCCAAATCGGGATAACTCTCTCTATCCTACTCACAGGTGATAGTTGCCCCGCAACTGCGATCGCAATTCTTGCCTGGGGAATGGGGGTGGGGGAGGGAGTTTGGAGTTTTAAGTTCTAGGTTTTGAATTGGGTAATTGGCACCCGATCGTTCGGAATCAGTCATTTTCCTTTATGTGGGTGTCCCCCTTCCCCCTTCCCCCTCTCAGGTTCCCGTTAAAAAGTATTACAGTCACGAACGATCGCCCCCTTCAACAGAGAACTGCTTCATCATAAGCGTAGGAGACTAGAAGCGAGAACCTACGAATCTCGATGAATCGAACAACTGGAGCGACTAACCGGATGGAGGACTTATGCGGGCAGTTCTGATGGCAGGGGGATCGGGGACACGGCTCAGACCGCTCACTTGTGATCTTCCCAAACCAATGGTTCCAGTTTTGAACCGACCGATCGCCGAGCACATTCTCAACCTGCTCAAACGTCACCACATTACTGAAATCATTGCAACCCTGCATTATTTGCCGGATGTGATGCGGGATTACTTCCAGGATGGTAGCGACTTTGGGGTGCAGATGACCTATGCCGTTGAAGAAGACCAACCCCTTGGCACCGCTGGCTGCGTCAAGAATGTAGCGGAACTACTGGATAGAACTTTTTTGGTGATTAGCGGCGACAGCATCACCGATTTTGACTTAACTGCCGCCATTCAGTTTCATCACCAGCGGCGATCGAAAGCGACGCTGATTCTGACTCGCGTTCCCAATCCGATCGACTTTGGAGTGGTGATTACGGACGAAAAAGGGCACATCAGCCGCTTTTTAGAAAAACCTTCGACCAGTGAAATCTTTTCCGATACCGTCAATACAGGCATTTATGTATTAGAACCGGAAGTGTTGGACTACCTGCCCGCCAATCAGGAGACAGACTTTTCCAAAGACCTGTTTCCCTTGCTACTGGAGAAAGGCGAACCCATTTATGGCTACATTGCCGAGGGCTATTGGTGCGATGTGGGTCACCTGGATGCTTACCGGGATGCCCAGTACGATGGGCTTTACCGGAAAGTTAAACTGGATTTTGGCTATGGGGAGAGATCGCCCGGTTTTTGGATCGGGCAAAACACCCATATCGATCCCACTGCCAGAATTGAACCGCCCGTCCTGATTGGAAGCAACTGCCGCATTGGGTCGCGGGTGCAAATCGATGCGGGCACAATCATCGGTGATAATGTGACCATTGGAGCCGATGCCGACCTCAAACGCCCGATCGTCTGGAATGGGGCAATTATTGGCGAAGAAGCCCATCTGAGAGCCTGCGTCATTGCCAGAGGAACACGGGTCGATCGGCGTGCCCACATCCTGGAAGGGGCAGTCGTCGGCCCCCTATCCACCATTGGGGAAGAGGCACAGGTTAGCCCCAGCGTTCGCATCTGGCCCAGTAAACGGGTGGAACCAGGGGCAACGCTCAACATTAACCTGATTTGGGGGCATGCAGCTCAACGGAACCTGTTTGGGCAGCGAGGGGTTTCTGGTTTGGCAAACATCGATATCACCCCAGAGTTTGCCGTCAAGTTGGGGGCCGCCTATGGTTCAACTTTGAAGTCGGGTTGCCATGTGGCAGTTTCCCGCGACCAGCGCAGCATTTCTCGCATGGTGTCGCGATCGCTGATCGCTGGGCTGATGTCTGTTGGCATCAATGTGCAAAACCTGGAAGCGACTGCTATTCCCCTGGCGCGTCTGATTGTTCCCACCCTATCGATCGCAGGCGGTATCCACGTTCGAGTTCATCCCGATCGCCCCGATTACATCCTGATTGAATTCTTTGATCACAAAGGGATCAATATTTCTAAAGCGCCGTGAAAAGAAAATTGAGGGAGCCTACTTTAAAGAAGATTTTCGTCGCGCCCAAATTCACGAAATTGGCAATGTTGCCTACGCTAACCAGATCAACGACATCTACGGCACCAGTTTTGAGAGGCACCTGAACATTGAAGCCATCCGACATAGCAGTTCCAAGGTGGTGATTGATTATGCCTATGCCGTATCGGGAGCCGTACTTCCCCAACTATTAGCAAAATTTGGTTGCGATGCGGTCGTGTTAAATGCCAGCCTGACCCAGGCTGGGTTAACCAATGCCGATCGGGAAGGGCTATTGAATCAACTGGGGCAAGTGGTAGAAGCCCTCAAAGCAACCTTTGGGGTGCAGGTGTCTGCCAATGGAGAACAAATGATCCTGGTCGATGAAGCAGGTAGTCCCATTCGGGGGGAAACACTGACCGCACTAATGGTCGAGATGATTCTTGCCCACCATCCCAGAGGAACGGTGGTCGTACCCGTCCATGCCTCCAGTGCGGTCGAGCAAATTGCCCACCGTCACGATGGCAGAGTCATTCGCACCAAAGCCAACCCCACCGCTTTGATGGAAGCCTGCCACACCAATCCCAATGTCGTTCTGGGGGGCAGTGGAGATATGGGCTTCATCTTTCCCCAACTGCATCCGGGGTTTGATGCCATGTTCTGCATTGCCAAACTGATTGAAATGCTGACCATTCAGGAGCGATCGCTCGGTCATATTCGGGCTGAACTACCCCGGGTTCACCATAAAACCTGCTCCATCCGTTGCCCCTGGACTGCTAAGGGAGCCTTAATGCGCCACCTGGTCGAAACCCATCCCGTCGAACGGTTAGAGCTAGTCGATGGCGTTAAGATCTTTAACTACCAGTACGACAACTGGGTGCTGATTCTCCCAGATGCGGGTGAACCACTCGTCCACATCTTTGCCAACAGCAGCGATCGTGGCTGGGTCGAAGAAACCCTGCGGGAATATCGCCTGCGCGTACAGGAATTTGTCGATGAGAACCAGGAGGAGCGGGAAGAGGAAATGTTAGAGAGTGCCTATTCTTAGAATGGGGAGTAGGGAGTGGGGAGTGGGAAAGGGAAAAGGATAAAGGATAAGGGATAAAAACTTTTAGCCTTTGTCCTTTTTCATCCCTCATCCCCCATCCTTCATCCTTTCTTCGCCTTCTCCGTCCTGGCTCCCTTCTGGCTTGTTGTAGGAACACTTCACCGTAATCTTCAGGTTGCTCTGCGCCTTACCGCTGGCAATGTAGGGAATGCCTGCATCAGCACTCAGGTTAACGCCAAATTCCAGGGTGACTTCATCCACATTAGCGACACTGAAGTTTTTGAAGGCATTCAGACAGTAGAGGGTATAGGTTCGGATGGTACTCTGTACCATCTGCATGGATTGAGTTGGGCTAATCCGGGTCGCCATGCCCATATCAAATCCCTTCGCCCCACCCCGCCGTTGCTCGCCATTGTCTCCATTGGCAAAGGAGGGAAGCGGAGAGGTTTCCGCATCCTCCTGCGCTTCAATATAGAGGACTGCGCCATCCTCCAACTGCACTGGAACAACTTTTGTCAATGATTTTCCTGCCAGTCATTTCGATGCGATCGTTCCCAAAAATGACCGTTCACTCGCAGGGGTGTGACCCCTCAGGGGAGGGAGAGGGCAGGGAAAGGATGAAGGATGAGGGATGAAGGATGAAAGAAGGCAGAGGGCAGAGGGCAGAAGGTTGGGAAGATAAGGGAATAGGGAAGATGGGGAAGACGCGGAGACGCGGAGACGCGGGGACACGGAGAATTCAATTCTTAATTCCCAATTCTTACTTCTTAATTCCCTCGGTCCTCAACTTCAATTCATAATTCATAATTCATAATTCATAATTCATAATTCATAATTCATAATTCATAATTCATAATTCATAATTCATAATTCATAATTCATAATTCATAATTCATAATTTTGACTTAAACCTTCTCCATCCAGCTCAGGCACTTTGCCATCTGCTGCTGCATGGTGGCACGATCGCTGTGAAACCGGCGACCATGACCCGGCAAGACCCATTCAAAGGAATAATTTGCCAGCTTTTGCATGGACTGGATCAGTTCTGTCCAGGAGTACCAGCAGGCACGACGAAAGGCGATCAGCTGCTGTTTTTCCTCAGACCAGGCGAGGTGATCTCCCGTAAACAAGAATTTGTCCTTATAAAGTAAAACAGTGTGCCCTTTGGTATGCCCCGGTACGGGAATGATGAGCAGGTCGGGGGCAAGCTGTACAGGCTCCTGACCAGAAAGCTGAACTTCGACATCGCGGGTGCCAGAGTTAATTTCATCTTTGTGCAAAATGCGATCGCAGCCGAAGTGCTGCCGAAATTTCTGGTGGTCTGCCACATCATCCCGGTGCGTTAGATACAGGTAGCGTACACCTCCCATTGCCTCCAGACGCTTAACTAGGGGTGGGGCAAACCGAGGAGAATCCACCAGCATATTTCCTTCTGAACGTTGAATTAAATAGCTGGCAGCACCATAGGAGTTTTCGGCATGGTAGCCACAATGGTAGATATTTTCAGCAATGGGAATCGGAAAACTCTCCTGCGCTACCTGAATATCTCTGGGTTTTTCAACCGTGCCAATGGAAGCCGTAGGGCAAGACAGAAGTGCCTGCATTGCCCGCAATGGGTTCTGATTCAGTTCTGGGTTGATGATAAACAGCGGATTGATCCCCCTCGCTGCGAAAAACTTCGGGAGCCATCCAGCGACAGGTATCGCAATCAATACAGGTGCGATCGACGTAGAAATCGCCACTGACATTCTCAGGGCGGCGTTGGTTGAGGTGAGCCATAGGAGAAAAAGTTTTGAATTTTAAGTTTTGAGTTTTGAGTGGGAAGTGAGGGAGTAGTGAACCGTAAGCCGTGAACAGTGGTCAGACTGATAACTGGTGACTGACACCTACCCCCTATTCCCTTCTGCCTTTTTTACCCTTTTAGCCTTTAGCCTTGATCCTTTATCCCTACTTACCCACTCCAACTGCGATCGGGGTTTCTTGACGAATGCGTTGTCCAGTGATCCTGATCTTGACGCCGTTTTTGGGGGAAAGGGTGACTCCCCGACGGCGTGGCACTTCGGGGTGGTTGTCGGTCAAAGCGAAGTGGTAGCGGGAAAGAAGGGTTGCCAGAACGAGTTTTAGTTCAAATAGTGCCAGGGCTTCACCAATGCAGCGGCGCGATCCGCCGCCAAAGGGGATGAACTCATAGGGAGAAAATTGGCGTTCCAGGAAGCGCTCTGGTCTAAATTGTTTGGGCTGTGGATAGAGATCCTCCCGTTGATGAACTAAATACATACAACCGACAAGGATGGCACCGGGTTCTAAAGTTTGCCCCAGCAATTCAACCCGCTCTTTGACAAGTCGGGGGAAGGTCAACATTCCGACCGGATAAATCCGCAAGGTTTCGTTGCAAACAGCAGTGAGGTAGGGAAG from Kovacikia minuta CCNUW1 carries:
- a CDS encoding class I SAM-dependent methyltransferase is translated as MSKKQDFTSQPEFSSSSYFGSLSKPQDWQDRIGTVANRFNREYRGETLELPEEVKAMPIAQERAAGLLQAKLASPFWQIAQPQKNQRCLDLGCGVSFLIYPWRDWGAIFYGQEVSTVARDILNARGPQFNSKLFKGVVLAPAHQLDYEAGQFDLAIATGVSCYYPIDYWAEVLAAVKKVLKPGGFFAFDILDPEMPLAENWAILETYLGAEVFLESATDWKKIIQAAGGSIAKSQPGELFQLLKVRFG
- a CDS encoding CU044_2847 family protein — protein: MTKVVPVQLEDGAVLYIEAQEDAETSPLPSFANGDNGEQRRGGAKGFDMGMATRISPTQSMQMVQSTIRTYTLYCLNAFKNFSVANVDEVTLEFGVNLSADAGIPYIASGKAQSNLKITVKCSYNKPEGSQDGEGEERMKDGG
- a CDS encoding ferredoxin is translated as MAHLNQRRPENVSGDFYVDRTCIDCDTCRWMAPEVFRSEGDQSAVYHQPRTESEPIAGNAGTSVLPYGFHWHG
- a CDS encoding MBL fold metallo-hydrolase, which produces MQALLSCPTASIGTVEKPRDIQVAQESFPIPIAENIYHCGYHAENSYGAASYLIQRSEGNMLVDSPRFAPPLVKRLEAMGGVRYLYLTHRDDVADHQKFRQHFGCDRILHKDEINSGTRDVEVQLSGQEPVQLAPDLLIIPVPGHTKGHTVLLYKDKFLFTGDHLAWSEEKQQLIAFRRACWYSWTELIQSMQKLANYSFEWVLPGHGRRFHSDRATMQQQMAKCLSWMEKV
- a CDS encoding phosphohexomutase domain-containing protein, translated to MNSLITKGSIFLKRREKKIEGAYFKEDFRRAQIHEIGNVAYANQINDIYGTSFERHLNIEAIRHSSSKVVIDYAYAVSGAVLPQLLAKFGCDAVVLNASLTQAGLTNADREGLLNQLGQVVEALKATFGVQVSANGEQMILVDEAGSPIRGETLTALMVEMILAHHPRGTVVVPVHASSAVEQIAHRHDGRVIRTKANPTALMEACHTNPNVVLGGSGDMGFIFPQLHPGFDAMFCIAKLIEMLTIQERSLGHIRAELPRVHHKTCSIRCPWTAKGALMRHLVETHPVERLELVDGVKIFNYQYDNWVLILPDAGEPLVHIFANSSDRGWVEETLREYRLRVQEFVDENQEEREEEMLESAYS
- a CDS encoding pentapeptide repeat-containing protein, translating into MQFSSQTSIKTILRHFFIVLVAIALALFWVLLSARPAFAQSKTVNYTHTHLENRDFSNTDLTQAVFAAAEMQGANFSNSNLSNAILSKANLTDANLTGAKLGGVLADSVIFYRSNLTNAILVEATLTGSVLQDAEVTGADFTDALIDRYDLNQLCKRAEGINPVTGVATRDSLGCR
- a CDS encoding sugar phosphate nucleotidyltransferase, which produces MRAVLMAGGSGTRLRPLTCDLPKPMVPVLNRPIAEHILNLLKRHHITEIIATLHYLPDVMRDYFQDGSDFGVQMTYAVEEDQPLGTAGCVKNVAELLDRTFLVISGDSITDFDLTAAIQFHHQRRSKATLILTRVPNPIDFGVVITDEKGHISRFLEKPSTSEIFSDTVNTGIYVLEPEVLDYLPANQETDFSKDLFPLLLEKGEPIYGYIAEGYWCDVGHLDAYRDAQYDGLYRKVKLDFGYGERSPGFWIGQNTHIDPTARIEPPVLIGSNCRIGSRVQIDAGTIIGDNVTIGADADLKRPIVWNGAIIGEEAHLRACVIARGTRVDRRAHILEGAVVGPLSTIGEEAQVSPSVRIWPSKRVEPGATLNINLIWGHAAQRNLFGQRGVSGLANIDITPEFAVKLGAAYGSTLKSGCHVAVSRDQRSISRMVSRSLIAGLMSVGINVQNLEATAIPLARLIVPTLSIAGGIHVRVHPDRPDYILIEFFDHKGINISKAP